Genomic segment of Sodaliphilus pleomorphus:
CCCGAGCCCGTGACTGCCACGGTGAAACCCCGCACCGTGGCCAGCTACAAGACCAGCTACTACGACCTGCAGGGCAGCTTCGACTATGTCGAGGCCGCCGTGACCAACGACCTGGGTACCTTCACGGGCATCATTGTGCCTCGCTGGAAGCCCTATGTGCCCAGCAACAAGGAGCTTATCTTTGCAGTCGATTTCGGTACAACCAACAGCCATGTGGAGTGGGCCGAGCGCGGGCAGGAGTCGCGGCCGCTCACCTTTGCCGACGGCAAGGAGCAGGTGCTCATCGCCTCGCTGCTCAAGAAAGACTCGCTGCTCATCGCCGAGCAGCTGCAGCGCATCGAGTTCCTGCCCCGCGACATCGACGACGTCTACGGCTTCCCCTTGCGCAGCGCCCTGGCCAGCAACATCAACGGTGCCGGCGGCCACACGCTCTTTGGCGACATCAACATTCCATTCCTCTACGAGCGCCAGTACTTCGACGGCTACGAGGTGACGACCAATCTCAAGTGGATGGGCGACAATGCCTTGTCCAAGGAGTTTCTGCGCGAGCTCGTGATGCTCATCAGGGCCAAGGCCCTGCTTGAGAATGCCGACCTGCAGCGGGTGCGCCTGGTCTACTTCTACCCGGTGAGCATGGGCGGTGGCGACCGCGGCAAGCTCAACACGGCCTGGGAGGACTTGTACAACACCTACCTAGGCGGCGACATCGACAGCAACTTGCACTTCTATCCCGAGTCGATAGCCCCGGCTTTCTACTACAAGAGTGCCGACGTGGTTGGCAGCAGCTATGTGTCGGTCGACATAGGCGGCGGCACCAGCGACACGGTCATCTACCAGACCAGTGCCGACCAGCAGAAGACCGTGCCAGTGGCCATCTCGTCGTTCCGCTTTGCCGGCAACGCCATCTTCGGCGACGCCTTCACCTGCAACGATGCCGACAACAACCCCTTGTTGCGGCACTACACCGAGTACTTCCGCAAGCTCGTCGACCGCAACCCCGATGTGACCTACCTCAACAGCATCATGCACACCATCATGGCCGGCAAGCGCAGCGAGGACATCAACGCCTTCCTCTTCTCGATCGAGAATGTGGAGCAGCTGCGCAACATGCCCAAGATGGACCTGAGCCTCTACAGCTACAACAGCCTGCTGCGCAACGACGACCAGCGCAAGCTCATCTTCATGTACTTCTATGCAGCGCTCATCTATTACATCGCCAGCTCGATGAAGCACCGCGGCTATGTGAAGCCCAAGCAGGTTTACTTCTCGGGTACGGGCAGCAAGATACTGAATATTCTGGGCAGCACCGACCTGGTCAACGAGTTCACCCAGTCGATACTCGAGCGCGTCTTCGGCGAGCGCTACACCGAGCCGTTCACGATCAAGATCGAGCGCGATTTCCCCAAGCAGGTCACCTGCCGCGGCGGCATACGCCTCGAGAACCAGCGCCTCGATGCCAGCTCGAGCCCCGAGATGCAGTCGCTGGTCGAGATGATGCGGCCGCGCAACGTCAACTCTATCAAGTATTGCTACTCGATGATCGACAAGGAGGTCCTGACCATGCACGACGTCAACGACCTCGACACGCGTGCGGCCCTCGTCGACAAGGTGAACGCCTTCAACCAGTTCTTCCTCGACCTGTGCGATCCGGTCACCCGCGACGACTTCGGCATCGACCCCAAGGTGTTCGGCCTCTTCAAGCAGGTGGTGGGGCAGAATGTGTCCAACTATCTCAACGCCGGCATAGGCAGCTACTTGATGGGCCGCTACGAGGACAACGCCGTGATCGAGGATGTGCCGTTTTTCTACCCGGTGATAGGCATTATACGCTACAACTTGCTCAAGAACTTGTGCAACGAGGTGATATCCAAGATGTGACCCCGACAATGCATTGTATATATGTATATATAGATAGTAATTGTATTGACTTTTTTATTGATATCGTATCATGACAAAAAGATTAGCAACGATCATAGCCGTTGGCCTGCTGGCAGCCGCAGCTGCAGTGGCCCAGCAGCACCCCGCCGAGGCTTCGGCCCCGCATGAGGCTTCGGCCAGCCCCGCCGAGGCTTCGGTTGTCGACATCAACAGCGCCGAGAACAGGACCATCAATGCCATGCAGGAGCCTCAGCAAGCCACTCCTGCCCCGAGGCAGCAACAGCAACCTGGCGGCGAGCCTGCCGATGGCAGGGTGCAGCTCATCATCAACGTGCTGCTGCTTGTGGTGGGCGCCACGGGGCTCATTGTGGCCTGCGTGGCCAAGAAAGACGCTGCCAATGCCCGCAGCATGGCTCGCGACGAGCTCAAGGCACTCTCCACTGCCCTCCAGCAACACACCGAGGCCCTCGAGAGCGCCTTGCGCGTGATGGACCAGCGACTCTCCCAGGTCGAGCAGGGTAATGCGGCCAGCCTGCACAGGCCACCGGCCGCCTCGCGTGCCGCCGCCCCGCATGCCGCCAGCCGGCCGCCCCGCAGCGCTGTCGCCAAGGTGGTGTACTTGACCCGCCCCGACGAGAGCGGCCGCTTTATGGGTGCATCCTCCCGCTTTGAGCGTGGCAACAGCATCTTCCAGCTCTCCACGACCGACGGCACCACGGGCAGCTTCATCGTCATCGACGATGACGAGGTCAACCGCCTGGCGCTCATGATGCCCACCGAGAACCTCACGCGTGCCTGCACGGGCAATAACATCCAGGTCTCGGGCGGCATGCGCCGCATCGTCACCGACGCAGCTGGCCGTGCAGTGCTCGACAACGGGCGCTGGCGCATTGTGACGCCAGCCAAAATACACTACGAGGCATGACGCCCGTGGTGAGAAATGTGTGAAATGAAAACAATGCAGTGAGATGAAATTGAAGTGTCCCAAGTGTGGCAAGGTGACCGAGGTGTCGGCAGTCGAGCTGCGCAAGCAGCGCGGCAATGTGGTGTGTCCACGTTGCCTTGCCGTGTTCAAGGAGCCCGTCCCCGCCGATGCCGGCGATGACGACGAAGCCCTCACACCCCCGCCAGTGCCCTCGCCCCGCCGTGCGGCAGCCTCGGCACCGTCCAGGCACAGGCCCATTTCATTTGTCGCGCCACCCGAGCCCCCCCGCCCGCGTGCCCGCCAGCCGCAGCCTTGTCGCCAGCCTCGCCCCTCGCGCCCGCGCCAGCCAAGGGCAGCCACTCCGCCCCCGCTCCGCCCCCGCTCGCACACGACACCCCTGTCCTACTGGGGGTGCCTGGGCTACTCGGCGCTGGCCACGATCGTCTTTTTCCTGCTCTATATTTTCGTGGGCAAATTATAAGATCTTAAACTGGAAAAACAATAGCTATGGCTACGATAAAGAAATACACATGTCCCAAGTGCGGCCATGCCATCGAGGTCGACACCGGCGCCCTGCAGGCAATGGGAGGCTCGGTGGTGTGTCCCGAGTGCCAAACCGTGCTCACCATCGACGGCGACTACGCCTATGTGCCCCTGCCGCACAGCGATGTTGCGCCTGCTGGGCCGCAGGTCGAGGACCAGCAGGAGACTCCGCCGCCCTTTCATCCCGAGGGCACGGGCGGCCAGCCGGCTACACCCTCGATAGCCGAAATCACTGGCCAGGAGCATGACCCCCTCTACGACGAGGCCGTCGACTACCTGCGCACTTGCAATGCTGTCTCGGCGCCCAAGATGGCGCAGTACTTCCACATCTCTATCGAGCGCGCCCGGCACCTCATCGCCGACCTCGAGAAAAACCACATAGTGGGCCCTTACAACGGCGGCGGCCCGCGCGAGATACTCATTCCCCACAACACCGATCTGCCTTCGGGGCAGCGACGCACCTACGAGGCCGACCAGCAGATGCAGGCCCTCATCGACGAGTACCGCTCCACCCACGACGGCCGCGAGCCGCGCGTGCGCACCTACGGCTGCAGCTGCACCACCATCCTCATCATCCTCTTTGCCATCATGATCATCGCCTCCATCTTTGGCCATTGATGCCGCCGTGCCACTGTGTCACTGCCGGTGGCGGTTGCGGGGGTGGTGTTGCAATATCTCCTGGCGCAGGCGGCTGCGGTCGATGTGCACATAGATCTCGGTGGTGGTGATGCTCTCGTGACCCAGCATCTGCTGTATGGCCCGCAGGTTGGCTCCGCCCTCGAGCAGGTGGGTGGCAAAGGAGTGGCGCAGCGTGTGGGGGCTCACGGTCTTGTTGATGCCGGCCCGCTCGCACAGGTCCTTGATGATGTAGAACACCATCACGCGCGAGAGCTGGCTGCCGCGGTTGTTGAGAAACAAGATGTCGTCGTTGCCGCGCTTCACGACCTGGCGGCTGCGGGTGTTTTTCATATAAAGCTCGATTTGCTCAAGGGCGATGTCGTCGATGGGCACGAGGCGCTGCTTGTCGCCCTTGCCGTCGACGATGATATAGCCCTCGTCGCTGTAGATGTGGGAGATGCGCAACCCCGTGAGCTCCGACACGCGCAGTCCGCACCCATACAGCGTCTCGATGATGGCCCTGTTGCGCTGGCCCAGGGGTGAGCTCATGTCGATGCAGGCAATCATGCGGTCGATCTCGTCTACACTCAGCACCTCGGGCAGGTGCCTGCCTGGTTTGGGGGCCGGCAGCAGCCGTGTGGGGTCGCTATCGGTGTAGCCCTCGGCGGCAAGAAACTTGTAGAAGCTCTTCACGCCCGAGATGATGCGGGCTGTGGAGCGCGGCGCGATGCCCACGTCGTGCAACGTGGCCACAAAGGTCTCCAGGTCGTCGAGCGTGGCCTCCTCCACAGGCTTGTGGCTTTGGGCCATGTAGCCCAGCAGCTTGTCTACGTCGTCGCCGTAGCTTGCGGCGGTGTTGGCCGAGAGCCCTTTTTCCACTTGCAAGTACACATTGTAGCGGGCTCTCACCTGCTCGATGTCGTCGATGGGTCTCACGGCGGCAGGCTACAGCAGTTTCTTGAACTCGGCGGGCATGGGCGAGTCGAAGTGCATCGTCTCGCCGGTGACAGGATGCACACAGGTGATGTGGGTGGCGTGCAGAGCCAGGCGGTGAATGGCGTTGCTGTGGCCGCCGTACTTGCGGTCGCCGCTTATGGGGTGCCCCAGGTCCTTCATGTGCACCCGCAGCTGGTTTTTGTGGCCCACGTGCAGCCACAGCAGCATGTGGGTGTTGCGATTGCCGCGCTCCAGGGTGTAGTAGTGGGTGGTGGCCTTCTCGCCGCCCAGCTCGGGGTCGTCGCTCGAGAGCACCTCGTAGTTGTCGGCGTTGCGCAGGTAGTTGATCACGTGGCCCTTGTCGCTGTGCACAATGCCCTCGACGATGGCCTCATACTTGCGTTCGGGCACCATCTTGTTCCAGTTGTTCACCATCTTGTCGCGGGCCTTGGCGGTGCGGGCCAGCAGCATCAGGCCCGAGGTGTCGCGGTCGAGGCGATGCACCACATAGATGTGGGCGTGCTCGTTGCCCTGCTTCACGTAGTCGCGCAGCACGCTGAACACGGTCTCGTCCTTGCTGCGGCCGGCCGCCGTCGAGAGCATGCCGTAGCCCTTGTCGATGACCATGATGTCGTCGTCTTGATACACAATCTTGATTTTGGGATGCGAGAAGATGCGAAACGAGCCGTCGTAGTTCACCCACAGCTCGTCGCCGGCCTGCACCGGGCGGTTGTACTGGGTGCTGGGCGTGCCGTTCACGGCCAGCTGGTTGTGCCGCAGCATCGATTTCACCTTGGTGGGGGTGTGGTCTTTCAGGATGGCGCCTGCCACCTCGAGCAGGGGGCCGGCCTGGGGCACTGTGAACTTCTGTATGTTGTCGGGACCCGACTTGCGTCGCTGTCCGTTTCTGCGTTGGTTGGGCTGTCTCATTGTTGTTGCGCGTTGAATTTTTTGCAAATTTACAAATTGAAAAAATAATGGTGAAATTTTTGTGCCCCAAAGCGTGCAGCATCGCTCTTGGCGAGCGTGCCGGCCAGGCGGTAAACGGGTAGCCTGGGGCAGGTTGCGCTGCTTCCAGGTGCGGCTGGCCGGGCGCTTTCTACTTTATAAACAATTTTTAAACAAACTATTTCAGATAAAGTTTTTTTATTGTATACTAAAGCAGTAACTTTGCACCGCAATTTAAACAAGGTTATAAACTCGGCTTGTTCCACAACCAGAGAATTGCCGATAACTTCTAATTTTGATACATAAATTATAATGTTAGAAAAAAACAATGTAAAGTTCCGTCAAAGCATTGTTGTGCGCTTCTCAGGCGATAGCGGCGATGGTATGCAGCTGGCTGGCAACATCTTTTCCAATGTGTCGGCCGAGATAGGCGATATCATCTCTACCTTCCCCGACTATCCTGCCGAGGTGCGTGCTCCGCAAGGCTCGCTCAACGGCGTGTCGGGCTTCCAGGTCAACATTGGCCATGGCGTGCACACCCCTGGCGACGAGTGCGATGTTTTGGTGGCAATGAATCCTGCAGCCCTTAAGCAGAACGTGAAATTCCTGAGCCCGCGCGGCGTTGCTATTGTCGACATCGACTCTTTCAAGAAGGCCGATCTCGAGAAAGCACACTTCAAGACCATGACTCCCTACAAGGAGCTGGGCCTGAAGACTCAAGTGGTGGAGGTGCCCATGACCGAAATGGTGAAAGCTGCCTTGAAAGACAGCGGCATGGACTTCAAGAGCCAGATGAAGTGCCGCAACATGTTTGCCCTGGGCCTTGTGTGCTGGCTGTTTAACTTCCCCATGGATGCACCACTGAGATTTCTGAAAGAAAAGTTTGCCAAGAAACCGGCCGTGTTCAATGCCAATGCCAAGGTGATACAAGGCGGCTACGACTATGGCCACAACATACATGCCTCGGTGTCGACCTATCGCATCGAGACCGACGACCGCCGTCCCGGCATCTACACCGATGTCAACGGCAACAAGGCTACGGCCTGGGGCCTCATCGAGGCCTCTGAGAAGAGCCATTGCAAGCTCTTCCTGGGCAGCTATCCCATCACGCCTGCCACCGACATCCTGCACGAGCTGGCCAAGCGCCGCGACCTGGGGGTGAAGGCATGCCAGATGGAAGACGAGATAGCCGGTATATGCGCCGCCATTGGCGCCTCGTTTGCCGGCAACCTGGCTGTGACCACAACTTCGGGCCCTGGCCTGTCGCTCAAGAGCGAGGGCTTGGGACTGGCTGTGATGGCCGAGCTGCCGCTGGTGCTCATCGACGTGCAACGCGGCGGCCCCTCGACTGGCCTGCCCACCAAGACCGAGCAGACCGACCTCAAGCAGGCCCTCTATGGCCGCAGCGGCGAGAGCCCGCTGGTGGTGCTGGCAGCATTGTCGCCCAGCGACTGCTTCCACATGGCCTTTGAGGCAGCACGCATCGCTCTCGAGCACATGACCCCGGTGATACTGCTCACCGATGCCTTCATCGCCAACGGCTCGAGTGCATGGCGCATCCCCGAGATAGGCGACTATCCCGAGATTCACCCCCACTATGTAACCAAGGACATGAAGGGGCACTGGACACCCTACATGCGCAACGACGAGGCCGTGCGCTTCTGGGCCATCCCGGGTACCGAGGGCTTTGCCCATCGCGTGGGCGGCCTGGAAAAGGACTACAACACCGGCGCCCTCTCCAACAACCCCGAGAATCACGAGCGCATGGTGGCAGCCCGCGCCCGCAAGGTGGCCATGGTGGCCAACCACATCCCCGAGCTCACCGTCAGGAGCGACAGCGATGTCCCGGCCGACACGCTGCTCGTGGGATGGGGCGGCACCTATGGTCATCTCTACACCGCCTTTGAGGAACTCAGCAAGCAAGGCATCAAGGTCGACTTTGCCCAGTTCCAGTATATCAATCCTCTGCCGCGCAACGCCAGCGCAGTGCTTGGCAAGTACAAGCGCGTGATCGTTGCCGAGCTCAATAGCGGCCAGTTTGCCGACTATCTGCAGGCTAAGAATCCTAAGTTAAACATCAGGCGCATCAACAAGGTGCAGGGACAGCCGTTCCTGGTGAGCGAAATCGTAGATGGCGTCAAATCAATCTTGGAGGGTGAATAATCATGGCAGAAAACAACAACAATACACAACAACATATATACCAACCAGGGGACTACAAGAGCGATCAGGCCGTGCGCTGGTGCCCGGGATGTGGCGACCACGCCATTCTCAACGTCCTGCACAAGGCTATGTCGCAACTTGGAGTACCTCCTCACATGACTGCGGTGATTTCGGGCATTGGTTGTTCGAGTCGCCTTCCTTATTACATGAACACTTACGGCTTCCACACAATTCATGGCCGTGGCGGGGCTGTTGCCACCGGTTTTAAAGTGGCCAATCCCGAGATGACAGTGTGGCAAGTCGCCGGCGACGGCGACGGCCTGGCCATCGGAGGCAACCACTTCATTCACGAGGTTCGGCGCAATGTGGACCTGAACCTCCTTTTGCTAAACAACAAGATTTACGGTCTCACCAAGGGGCAATTCTCGCCCACCAGCGACCGCGGTTTCGTGTCTAAATCGTCGCCCTACGGCACCGTCGAGGACCCGTTTATTCCTGCCGAGCTCGTGTTTGGCGCTCGCGGCACTTTCTTTGCCCGCGGCATCGACGTGGAGCTCAAGGTAAGCCAGGAAATCATGGTGGCCGCTGCCCGTCACAAGGGCTGCTCGGTGGTCGAGATACTGCAAAACTGCATGATCTTCAACAACGGTATCAACAACTACATCACCGCTCGCGAGACCCGTGCCGACCGTACAATCCACCTCATACATGGGCAGAAGATGCTCTTCGGCAAGGAAATGAACAAGGGCATCGTGCAAGACGGTTTCGGCCTCAAGGCCGTGACCCTGGGCCAGGACGGCTACACCATCGACGATGTGCTCGTGCACGACGCCCACTGCCAGAACAACTTCCTGCACCAGCAGCTGGCCATGATGGACGGTCACGACCTGCCACTGGCCATAGGCGTGATACGCGACGTCGAGGCGCCCACCTACGACGAGTGTGTGGCTGCCCAAACCGAAGATGTCACCGAGAAGCACCACTTCAAGACACTGCGCGACATGGTGCTGGCTGGCAGCACGTGGGAGGTGAAGTGATGAGTTTTGACACATTCACACATTAATTTGTTTATACATACACACGACAACTAATTATCGTGGTCTGCAGCCCTCTTAGGGCTGGAAACTGCAACTTCTATATACTAACATTCAATAGGGTTTATAATATGACAAGGCAACCGTCTGTGACAGATAGTTGCCTATTTTTTTTGCGTGCCATCCAGTTTGCACAATTCTGCCGCCATCTCATGCCTGGATTCCTGCCAAGTCAAGTAGCTTGCTATTTTTTGGGGGGGGTACACAATTCATTTTCGGTTGGTGGCGGCGGCTGCGCCAGTGGTGGATGCACGCGGGACGCGTGGTGTGAAAAAGTTGGTTAAAAACGGGCATTGTGTCGTTTAAATCACTATTTTTGCACCTTAATGAAAAGGAGGACACTGCAAGCGCAGTGTACACAGGAATAATGAAAAAACAAAACAAAGCAGCAACAATGACCGATGAGCAGCGTGCCCGTGCGGCACAGCGGTGCACGTGGATAGGGTTTGGGTGCAACGGCGTGCTCTCGATACTGAAAATCGTGGCTGGCATCGTGGGCCACTCGGGCGCTATGATTGCCGACGGCGTGCACTCGATAAGCGATTTTCTCACCGATATCATCGTCATCGTCTTTGTGGGCGTCTCGGCCCGCGGCGTGAACAAGGTGTACCGCTACGGGCACGGCAAGTTTGAGACCTTCGCCACCTTCCTCATAGCCCTGGCCCTGGCCGTGGTGGCCGTGATGCTCTTCTGGACCAGCGGCACCAAGGTGTGGGCTGCGCTTGTCGAGGGCCGTCGGCTTGAAGCTCCGGGCATGATTGCCCTGTGGATGGCCCTGGTGAGCATCGCCACCAAGGAGGCTCTGTACCAGTACACCCACTATGTGGGCATGGACCTCAAGAGCATGGCCCTCGAGGCCAACGCCTGGCACCACCGCAGCGACGCGCTCTCGTCGATAGCCACGCTTGTGGGCATAGGCGGCGCCATCTACCTGGGACACAAGTGGACGATACTCGACCCCGTGGCCGGCATGGCAGTGAGCCTGTTTATTGTGGCTGTGGCCGTCAAGCTGGCCAAGCCTGCTGTGCAGGAGCTGCTCGAGGTGACCTTGCCGCAAGAGGACCTCGACCGCATAGGCGCCGCCATAGCCAGTGTGCCTGGCGTGAGGGCCTATCACAACCTGCGCTGCCGCCACAACGGCAACGTGCACATCGTCGACTTTCACATCAAGGTCGACGGCAACCTCACCGTGACCCAGGCCCACGACATCTCGACTCATGTCGAAAATCGCCTGCGCGACAAGCTGGGCAACGTGATTGCCAACATCCACATCGAGCCCTACAAGGGTGAGCCCGTGGACCAAAACGGCCGGTGCGACGACTGAGACGGCGCGCATGCAGCCAATAGAATGACAAACTACACATAGAGAGAGACTGACTCATGGAGAAAATAGAATTGTTCAATACCCTGCCGGCGGTTTTTGCCGGGCGCGAGGACGACAACAGCCAGGTGTGGCTGCGCGACATCGTCTTTGAAAAGGGAAAGCATTATTTGATATCGGCCGAGAGCGGCACGGGCAAGTCGTCGCTGTGCGCCTACGTGTATGGCTACCGCATCGACTACTCGGGCACGATCGCCTTCGACGGCCGCGACATCAAGCAGCTCACGGTGCCCGAGTGGTGCCGCGTGCGGCAGTCGAGCATCGCCTATCTGCCCCAGGAGCTGCGCTTGTTTCCCGAGCTCACGGCTATGGAGAACATTCAGCTCAAAAACCGCCTCACGCATCACAAGACCGAGAAGGAAATCGTTGACTACTTCGACCAGCTGGGCATCCCCGACAAGGTCGACAGCCCCCTGGGCAAGCTCTCGATAGGGCAGCAGCAGCGCGTGGCCATCATTCGCACCCTGTGCCAGCCTGCCGACTTCATCCTGCTCGACGAGCCAGTGAGTCATCTCGACGAGGCCAACAACGCCATCGTGGCGCGGATCGTGAGCGACGAGGCCAGCCGCCAGGGCGCCGGCATCATCTCCACCTCGGTGGGCAACAATGTAAAAATTCAAGTCGACAAGGAGTTTAAGCTATGATGCAAAAAGGACTAATGTGGAAATTGCTGCGCAAGCACATCAGCAAGTCGCAGCTCATAGGTTTCTCGGCGGCCAATCTCATAGGCCTCACCATCGTCATCCTGGCCGTGCAGTTCTACAGCGACGTGCTGCCAGTGTTCAACGACCAGGAGAGTTTCATCAGGAAAGACTACCTCATCGTCACGCGCAACATCACCAGCGCCGGAGCCATGATGGGCGACAAGTCGCAGTTTACCGATGCCGACATCGCCGACCTCGAGCGCCAGCCGTGGTGCCGCAAGGTGGGACGCTTCACCAGCGGCAACTTCGGCATCATGGCCACCATTGGGGGCGGCGGTGCCCACACCATGCACACGCAGTTTTTCTTTGAGTCGATACCCACCGAGTTTATCGACGTCGACCCCACCTGGACCTTCGACCCGGCCCACCCGCAGG
This window contains:
- a CDS encoding cation diffusion facilitator family transporter, with amino-acid sequence MKKQNKAATMTDEQRARAAQRCTWIGFGCNGVLSILKIVAGIVGHSGAMIADGVHSISDFLTDIIVIVFVGVSARGVNKVYRYGHGKFETFATFLIALALAVVAVMLFWTSGTKVWAALVEGRRLEAPGMIALWMALVSIATKEALYQYTHYVGMDLKSMALEANAWHHRSDALSSIATLVGIGGAIYLGHKWTILDPVAGMAVSLFIVAVAVKLAKPAVQELLEVTLPQEDLDRIGAAIASVPGVRAYHNLRCRHNGNVHIVDFHIKVDGNLTVTQAHDISTHVENRLRDKLGNVIANIHIEPYKGEPVDQNGRCDD
- the xerD gene encoding site-specific tyrosine recombinase XerD translates to MDDIEQVRARYNVYLQVEKGLSANTAASYGDDVDKLLGYMAQSHKPVEEATLDDLETFVATLHDVGIAPRSTARIISGVKSFYKFLAAEGYTDSDPTRLLPAPKPGRHLPEVLSVDEIDRMIACIDMSSPLGQRNRAIIETLYGCGLRVSELTGLRISHIYSDEGYIIVDGKGDKQRLVPIDDIALEQIELYMKNTRSRQVVKRGNDDILFLNNRGSQLSRVMVFYIIKDLCERAGINKTVSPHTLRHSFATHLLEGGANLRAIQQMLGHESITTTEIYVHIDRSRLRQEILQHHPRNRHRQ
- a CDS encoding ATP-binding cassette domain-containing protein; protein product: MEKIELFNTLPAVFAGREDDNSQVWLRDIVFEKGKHYLISAESGTGKSSLCAYVYGYRIDYSGTIAFDGRDIKQLTVPEWCRVRQSSIAYLPQELRLFPELTAMENIQLKNRLTHHKTEKEIVDYFDQLGIPDKVDSPLGKLSIGQQQRVAIIRTLCQPADFILLDEPVSHLDEANNAIVARIVSDEASRQGAGIISTSVGNNVKIQVDKEFKL
- a CDS encoding DNA translocase FtsK, with protein sequence MATIKKYTCPKCGHAIEVDTGALQAMGGSVVCPECQTVLTIDGDYAYVPLPHSDVAPAGPQVEDQQETPPPFHPEGTGGQPATPSIAEITGQEHDPLYDEAVDYLRTCNAVSAPKMAQYFHISIERARHLIADLEKNHIVGPYNGGGPREILIPHNTDLPSGQRRTYEADQQMQALIDEYRSTHDGREPRVRTYGCSCTTILIILFAIMIIASIFGH
- a CDS encoding RluA family pseudouridine synthase; this encodes MRQPNQRRNGQRRKSGPDNIQKFTVPQAGPLLEVAGAILKDHTPTKVKSMLRHNQLAVNGTPSTQYNRPVQAGDELWVNYDGSFRIFSHPKIKIVYQDDDIMVIDKGYGMLSTAAGRSKDETVFSVLRDYVKQGNEHAHIYVVHRLDRDTSGLMLLARTAKARDKMVNNWNKMVPERKYEAIVEGIVHSDKGHVINYLRNADNYEVLSSDDPELGGEKATTHYYTLERGNRNTHMLLWLHVGHKNQLRVHMKDLGHPISGDRKYGGHSNAIHRLALHATHITCVHPVTGETMHFDSPMPAEFKKLL
- a CDS encoding 2-oxoacid:acceptor oxidoreductase subunit alpha: MLEKNNVKFRQSIVVRFSGDSGDGMQLAGNIFSNVSAEIGDIISTFPDYPAEVRAPQGSLNGVSGFQVNIGHGVHTPGDECDVLVAMNPAALKQNVKFLSPRGVAIVDIDSFKKADLEKAHFKTMTPYKELGLKTQVVEVPMTEMVKAALKDSGMDFKSQMKCRNMFALGLVCWLFNFPMDAPLRFLKEKFAKKPAVFNANAKVIQGGYDYGHNIHASVSTYRIETDDRRPGIYTDVNGNKATAWGLIEASEKSHCKLFLGSYPITPATDILHELAKRRDLGVKACQMEDEIAGICAAIGASFAGNLAVTTTSGPGLSLKSEGLGLAVMAELPLVLIDVQRGGPSTGLPTKTEQTDLKQALYGRSGESPLVVLAALSPSDCFHMAFEAARIALEHMTPVILLTDAFIANGSSAWRIPEIGDYPEIHPHYVTKDMKGHWTPYMRNDEAVRFWAIPGTEGFAHRVGGLEKDYNTGALSNNPENHERMVAARARKVAMVANHIPELTVRSDSDVPADTLLVGWGGTYGHLYTAFEELSKQGIKVDFAQFQYINPLPRNASAVLGKYKRVIVAELNSGQFADYLQAKNPKLNIRRINKVQGQPFLVSEIVDGVKSILEGE
- a CDS encoding 2-oxoacid:ferredoxin oxidoreductase subunit beta is translated as MAENNNNTQQHIYQPGDYKSDQAVRWCPGCGDHAILNVLHKAMSQLGVPPHMTAVISGIGCSSRLPYYMNTYGFHTIHGRGGAVATGFKVANPEMTVWQVAGDGDGLAIGGNHFIHEVRRNVDLNLLLLNNKIYGLTKGQFSPTSDRGFVSKSSPYGTVEDPFIPAELVFGARGTFFARGIDVELKVSQEIMVAAARHKGCSVVEILQNCMIFNNGINNYITARETRADRTIHLIHGQKMLFGKEMNKGIVQDGFGLKAVTLGQDGYTIDDVLVHDAHCQNNFLHQQLAMMDGHDLPLAIGVIRDVEAPTYDECVAAQTEDVTEKHHFKTLRDMVLAGSTWEVK